Proteins encoded together in one Prunus dulcis chromosome 3, ALMONDv2, whole genome shotgun sequence window:
- the LOC117621211 gene encoding NAC transcription factor 29-like, producing the protein MAPNNIPMGFKFRPSDEELLGYYLLNKVRGSSFKYENVIPEFDLYGRIEPWDIWNQFGGNKLEDGDDLYFFTKLKSSSAKNTRMARTIGSGSWKAENSGKMVPDPKDKKNDLGMWKRLHYENPKSDQNGCWIMHEYSLRPSLVKPKPNSTHRFVVCRIRKNHIRKRKFTSTAAKETHGIPSLQSQNKKQRQQETSFDEYLIGDPTPMSQAIGGGPTETQSPQDCPFAYPITMVDDGDVLMGGFSPLVDSAQSFTEQAEFGSYNQERTECIIEFDETHATQQGLTDNNIGAAATEETGCQFGSENSQSDNVDFSIDYGWLHHLIQVDDDDVTTATPSGSQSIHQSAVNDEDRPAYDPSSQSLTAESALEFGMSSENQTGAQLGVGTESAQVNASEFQVHNEDMLDFLNTATFDQLVDLFQFPDDDDDEVQAFTTESSVMGIMG; encoded by the coding sequence ATGGCGCCTAATAATATTCCTATGGGTTTCAAGTTTCGTCCAAGTGATGAAGAATTGTTgggatattatcttcttaacaAGGTTCGTGGCTCATCGTTTAAGTATGAAAATGTTATTCCGGAATTTGATCTTTACGGTCGAATAGAGCCGTGGGATATATGGAACCAATTTGGCGGAAACAAATTAGAAGATGGTGACGACCTttatttcttcaccaaattgAAGAGCTCGAGTGCCAAGAATACCCGCATGGCTCGCACCATAGGATCTGGGTCATGGAAAGCTGAGAACTCAGGAAAAATGGTCCCTGATCCAAAGGATAAGAAGAACGATTTAGGTATGTGGAAAAGGTTACATTATGAAAACCCTAAATCGGATCAAAACGGTTGCTGGATCATGCACGAGTACAGCCTTCGTCCTTCATTGGTGAAGCCCAAACCAAACTCAACTCATCGGTTTGTGGTCTGCCGGATTCGAAAGAACCACATCAGGAAGAGAAAGTTTACGTCGACAGCTGCAAAAGAAACTCATGGCATTCCATCTCTACAATCTCAAAATAAGAAGCAGAGGCAACAAGAGACTAGCTTTGACGAATATTTAATTGGAGACCCCACTCCCATGTCTCAGGCTATTGGAGGAGGGCCCACTGAGACTCAATCTCCGCAAGACTGCCCTTTTGCATACCCAATAACCATggttgatgatggtgatgttCTAATGGGAGGTTTCTCACCTTTGGTGGACAGCGCACAATCATTCACGGAACAAGCAGAGTTCGGATCATATAACCAAGAGAGGACAGAATGTattattgaatttgatgaGACTCATGCTACTCAACAAGGCCTCACTGACAACAATATTGGAGCTGCGGCAACAGAAGAAACAGGCTGTCAATTTGGTAGTGAAAACAGCCAGTCCGATAATGTCGACTTCTCGATTGATTATGGTTGGCTCCACCACTTGATCCaggttgatgatgatgatgttacTACAGCCACACCATCGGGATCACAAAGCATCCACCAGTCTGCAGTTAATGATGAAGATAGGCCTGCATATGACCCATCCTCCCAATCACTCACCGCTGAGTCTGCACTTGAATTTGGGATGTCATCAGAAAATCAAACTGGTGCTCAACTTGGAGTTGGTACTGAAAGTGCTCAAGTCAATGCGTCAGAGTTCCAGGTTCACAATGAAGATATGCTTGATTTCCTGAACACTGCTACTTTTGATCAACTGGTGGACTTGTTCCAGTTtcctgatgatgatgatgatgaagtgCAAGCTTTCACCACAGAGTCATCAGTTATGGGAATAATGGGGTAG
- the LOC117621682 gene encoding uncharacterized protein LOC117621682 produces the protein MDQAVSVCVETAGGTSWIFTAVYGHPCPSKRSYLWQNLSIIAASWNLPWVVCGDFNDILFEDEKLGKLSGKSRGFKDWFDQHGLIDLGFLGPKFTWVNKRVGGDFVMKRLDRAICNKEWRVLFPEAFMRHLPRRCYDHSPLLISLISDKIPSSELKPFRFEAMWLKHCLFPKFIKAEWKNLEGSVSNKLDNLIPLLREWNTQVFGQIFQKKKRILARLQGIQRSLCKGFSPFLSNLEKHLQQEFEDLLDQEDVFWKQKSRVSWLQGGDGNTKFFHITTLVRRRRNRIERLKDINGDWISSKEGLKTLAIEYFHGLFLDDVVDIIRSPLPSLFPHIPEADLAAVSKEVTEKEVQDALFAIGPYKAPGSDGYSAIFFHNCWSLCRKDIEVLVFKCFSSGSVPEYLNSTLVTLVPKITNPQSMLQFRPISLCNTLYKVVSKIIVGRLRPLMCKLVSPNQVSFVPGRQISDNIFIAQEVLHRFYRARGKTGYIAWKIDLSKAYDKLRWSFIEQTLEEIGIGETSLQLIMSCVKNVSYRVIMNGELTESFKPQRGVRQGDPLSPYLFVLCMEKLSHIIAARVLKKEWKAVRAARSGPLISHLFFADDLILFGEASIQQAMVMKNSLEEFCELSGQQVNFEKSLLYISANTKPDLVDQIEQTCGVTRSTDMGNYLGVPLVQGRVTKATYKGVLVKVQAKLSAWKSQLLSMVGRITLIQSVVSSIPLYTMQTAKLPQALCEDLDKSSKSFLWGSSENHHKTHLVKWDTVCLPKRLGGLGIKKAALMNQAMLSKASWRIVAGDSGLWAAMLRKNSWKGLIYGAAILNNGLKWRVGDGTRVKFWTDTWIGDVPLIDTKFPLSDQLDKSETVSNYFSRTGWNINKLLQVLLPEAVMRIVSIHVDIEGNLPDTCIWGPTSNGVFSVKTAYELSARFNDVPGSPWNFIWNLKIPPRVKMFTWLLTQKKILTNVQRVRRHLSRDPSCPLCHYHEESLQHLFISCPRVIALWRSFYLPEGLLNFFSSDFDSWLKENLCYNAGHLRNLKWCSVFDVACWFIWKWRCCSIFEPQFQMPCRPKQSIVEYLLEWDKANNLLKKATSQTQMFLAWQPPPCGFSKLNIDGSRVSASRCIAAGVLVAEAWALYYGLNLAWQMGLRQITINSDSALVVDMINGEWVDSHPMSVLLTKCRELLKSQWNCSILHVYRETNFAADFLAKMDHHKELGYHELSSPPDLMQPILDADKNGLLRPRFVYV, from the exons ATGGATCAAGCTGTTTCTGTTTGTGTTGAGACTGCTGGAGGTACTTCTTGGATTTTTACTGCCGTGTATGGGCACCCTTGCCCGTCTAAGAGATCTTATCTTTGGCAAAACTTATCTATTATTGCTGCTTCTTGGAATCTTCCTTGGGTTGTCTGTGGGGATTTTAATGATATCTTGTTTGAGGatgaaaaacttggaaaattatCTGGTAAAAGTAGAGGGTTCAAGGACTGGTTTGATCAGCATGGGCTTATCGACTTGGGTTTTTTGGGACCCAAGTTTACTTGGGTTAATAAGAGAGTTGGTGGTGATTTTGTGATGAAGAGATTGGATAGGGCTATTTGTAACAAGGAGTGGAGGGTTTTATTTCCTGAAGCTTTCATGAGGCATCTGCCTAGAAGATGTTATGATCATAGTCCTCTTTTGATTAGCCTTATTTCTGATAAGATTCCTTCTTCTGAGCTTAAACCTTTTAGATTTGAGGCAATGTGGCTTAAACATTGCTTATTTCCTAAGTTCATCAAAGCGGAGTGGAAGAATTTGGAAGGTTCAGTTTCTAATaaattggataatttgattcCCCTACTTCGGGAGTGGAATACTCAAGTCTTTGGtcaaatttttcaaaagaaaaagagaattctTGCTAGGCTTCAAGGTATTCAAAGGTCTCTTTGTAAGggtttttccccttttttgaGCAATCTTGAGAAGCATCTGCAGCAGGAGTTTGAGGATTTATTGGATCAGGAGGATGTGTTTTGGAAACAAAAATCTCGAGTTTCGTGGCTGCAGGGTGGGGATGGAAATACCAAGTTCTTTCACATTACGACCCTTGTCAGAAGGAGAAGGAATAGGATTGAAAGGCTTAAAGATATTAATGGGGATTGGATCTCTAGTAAAGAAGGTTTGAAAACGCTTGCTATTGAGTATTTTCATGGGCTTTTTTTGGATGATGTTGTTGATATCATTCGTAGTCCTTTgccttctctttttcctcatATTCCTGAGGCTGATTTGGCTGCTGTCAGTAAGGAGGTGACTGAAAAGGAGGTGCAGGATGCTCTCTTTGCTATTGGTCCCTACAAGGCCCCTGGTTCCGATGGATATTCTGCTATCTTTTTCCATAATTGTTGGTCTCTTTGTAGGAAAGACATTGAAGTTTTGGTGTTTAAGTGTTTCTCTAGTGGTTCCGTTCCAGAGTATCTGAACAGTACTCTTGTTACTTTGGTTCCTAAAATCACTAATCCTCAGAGTATGCTGCAGTTCCGGCCAATTAGTCTTTGTAACACTTTATACAAAGTTGTTTCTAAGATCATTGTTGGAAGGCTCAGACCTCTTATGTGTAAGCTTGTTAGCCCTAATCAAGTTAGCTTTGTTCCTGGACGGCAAATttcagataatattttcattgcCCAAGAGGTTTTGCATAGATTCTATAGAGCAAGAGGTAAAACCGGGTATATAGCTTGGAAAATTGACCTCTCTAAGGCTTATGACAAATTGAGATGGTCTTTTATTGAGCAAAcgcttgaagaaattggtatTGGGGAAACTTCTCTTCAACTTATAATGAGTTGTGTCAAGAATGTCTCCTACAGAGTAATCATGAATGGGGAGCTTACTGAGAGTTTCAAACCTCAAAGAGGTGTTAGACAGGGTGACCCTCTTTCCCCTtacctttttgttttatgtatgGAAAAGCTTAGTCACATCATTGCTGCTAGGGTGTTAAAGAAGGAGTGGAAAGCTGTTAGGGCAGCGAGGTCTGGTCCTTTAATCTCGCATCTATTCTTTGCAGATGACTTGATTCTTTTTGGTGAGGCTTCTATTCAGCAAGCTATGGTTATGAAAAATTCTCTTGAGGAGTTTTGTGAGCTCTCTGGGCAGCAAGTGAACTTTGAGAAATCTTTGTTGTACATATCTGCTAATACTAAGCCTGATCTTGTTGATCAAATTGAGCAAACTTGTGGTGTCACCAGATCCACTGATATGGGGAATTATCTAGGAGTTCCCCTTGTCCAAGGGAGGGTTACCAAGGCTACGTATAAGGGGGTTCTGGTTAAAGTTCAGGCTAAACTTTCTGCTTGGAAAAGTCAGTTGCTTTCTATGGTTGGTAGAATAACTTTAATCCAGTCTGTTGTTTCTTCTATTCCACTATATACTATGCAGACGGCTAAGCTTCCTCAAGCTCTTTGTGAAGATCTTGACAAGTCTTCTAAAAGTTTTCTTTGGGGAAGTAGTGAGAACCAtcataaaactcatttagTTAAATGGGATACAGTTTGTTTGCCTAAACGTTTAGGAGGTTTGGGTATTAAAAAAGCTGCTCTTATGAATCAAGCTATGCTATCTAAAGCTAGTTGGAGAATTGTGGCTGGGGACTCAGGTCTTTGGGCTGCGATGCTCAGGAAAAA CTCTTGGAAAGGGTTAATCTATGGAGCTGCCATCTTGAATAATGGGCTGAAGTGGAGAGTGGGAGATGGCACTAGAGTCAAATTCTGGACTGATACATGGATTGGTGATGTTCCGTTGATAGATACTAAGTTTCCCTTATCTGATCAGTTGGACAAATCTGAAACTGTGtctaattatttttctagGACTGGTTGGAATATTAATAAGCTCCTGCAGGTTCTTCTTCCTGAAGCCGTTATGCGGATTGTTAGTATTCATGTTGATATTGAAGGGAATTTACCTGATACTTGTATTTGGGGTCCCACTTCAAATGGAGTTTTTTCTGTCAAGACTGCTTATGAGTTATCTGCTAGGTTTAATGATGTCCCTGGTTCTCCTTGGAATTtcatttggaatttgaagATCCCTCCTCGTGTTAAAATGTTCACTTGGCTTCTCACTCAAAAAAAGATCTTAACTAATGTGCAGAGAGTTAGAAGGCATCTATCTAGAGACCCTTCCTGTCCTCTCTGTCATTATCATGAGGAGTCTTTGCAGCATCTCTTTATTTCCTGTCCTCGTGTTATTGCGCTTTGGAGATCCTTCTATTTACCTGAAGGATTGctcaatttcttttcctctgaTTTTGATAGTTGGTTGAAGGAAAATTTGTGTTATAATGCTGGGCATTTAAGGAATTTGAAGTGGTGTAGTGTTTTTGATGTTGCTTGCTGGTTCATTTGGAAATGGAGGTGTTGTTCTATCTTTGAGCCTCAGTTCCAAATGCCTTGTCGTCCTAAGCAGAGTATTGTTGAGTATCTTCTGGAATGGGATAAGGCTAATAATCTTTTAAAGAAGGCTACCTCTCAAACTCAGATGTTCCTTGCTTGGCAGCCTCCTCCTTGTGGCTTCTCTAAGCTTAATATTGATGGTTCTAGAGTGAGTGCCTCTAGGTGCATTGCTGCAGGAG TCTTGGTGGCTGAAGCTTGGGCTTTATATTATGGTCTTAATCTTGCTTGGCAGATGGGTTTGCGCCAGATAACTATTAATTCTGATTCTGCCCTCGTTGTTGATATGATTAATGGAGAATGGGTGGACTCTCATCCTATGTCTGTGTTGCTTACCAAGTGCAGAGAGCTTTTGAAAAGCCAGTGGAATTGCAGCATTCTCCATGTCTATAGGGAGACCAATTTTGCTGCTGATTTTCTAGCTAAGATGGATCATcataaggagttgggttacCATGAGCTCTCTTCTCCCCCTGATCTGATGCAGCCTATTTTAGATGCTGATAAGAATGGTCTCTTGAGACCTAGATTTGTTTATGTGTAA
- the LOC117621683 gene encoding mitogen-activated protein kinase kinase kinase 17-like → MLTGRYPWDFTPGTVFDVRDLLTALLASRIPAIPGWLSKEVKDFLQCCFMWNTSERFTAAMLLNHPFVTKLDNGVREVKPIEQVSSAVASSVLDCPSFIPLGSWKSEDAEEMAQENDGFSEQEILPLKLMSRHVVPSPKPSTFAIMGAA, encoded by the coding sequence ATGTTAACTGGGAGGTATCCATGGGATTTCACACCGGGCACCGTATTTGACGTTCGGGACCTGTTAACTGCCCTGCTTGCTTCAAGAATTCCTGCCATTCCTGGTTGGTTATCAAAAGAGGTTAAAGATTTCTTGCAATGTTGCTTTATGTGGAACACTTCAGAGAGGTTTACTGCTGCCATGCTCTTGAACCACCCATTTGTGACTAAACTGGATAATGGGGTTAGAGAGGTTAAACCAATTGAGCAAGTGTCTTCTGCAGTGGCTTCCTCTGTTCTGGATTGTCCTAGCTTCATACCCCTTGGAAGTTGGAAGTCTGAAGATGCAGAGGAGATGGCTCAAGAAAATGATGGTTTTTCTGAGCAGGAGATTCTTCCTCTGAAGCTCATGTCAAGGCATGTGGTTCCAAGCCCAAAACCATCAACTTTTGCTATAATGGGTGCAGCTTAG
- the LOC117621684 gene encoding mitogen-activated protein kinase kinase kinase 17-like, translating into MLGQGGFGSVYLGFEKKPRLCLKGVSRIVAVKSTLASQAHDLMGEDILLYIFRHCPFVINCYGEDETIGADGHHLFNVFLEYADGGTMADLIEKSRGFGLREFQVRKYTESILKGIKYIHERGFVHCDLKPENILLVSDTSSGGARFVPKIGDLGLTKKANQKWEKPSFGGTPMYLSPEAVVYGIQQYPYDI; encoded by the coding sequence ATGCTCGGCCAAGGCGGATTCGGGTCGGTTTATTTGGGTTTCGAGAAAAAACCCAGGTTGTGTTTGAAGGGTGTGTCGAGGATTGTGGCCGTGAAATCGACATTGGCCTCTCAGGCGCATGATCTGATGGGGGAAGATATTCTTCTTTACATTTTTCGTCACTGCCCTTTTGTTATCAACTGCTATGGAGAGGATGAGACGATTGGCGCTGATGGCCATCATTTATTCAATGTGTTCTTGGAGTACGCAGACGGGGGAACAATGGCGGATTTAATTGAGAAATCAAGGGGTTTTGGGTTGCGTGAATTCCAAGTCAGAAAGTATACAGAGTCGATTTTGAAAGGGATTAAGTACATCCACGAAAGGGGTTTTGTGCATTGTGATCTCAAGCCTGAGAATATTCTGCTTGTGTCTGATACCTCCTCGGGTGGTGCTCGTTTTGTGCCGAAAATCGGAGACTTGGGGCTCACAAAGAAGGCAAATCAGAAGTGGGAGAAGCCTTCCTTTGGAGGCACACCAATGTATTTGTCTCCTGAAGCTGTGGTTTATGGAATTCAACAGTACCCTTATGATATTTAG